The following proteins come from a genomic window of Winogradskyella sp. PC-19:
- a CDS encoding Ig-like domain-containing protein, translating to MFRKSYRIYFGIAALLLFALGCASRGRPSGGEKDVTPPEIISESPKNYSTNFKGDEIRIYFNEYVKIKDLQKQLIISPPMDTQPQISPQGSASKYITIKIKDTLAENATYAFNFGQSIVDNNEENPFSYYRYVFSTGDTIDSLSVKGAVFDALGRSADPFVSVMLYEVDTAYTDSIVYKQKPKFITNTLDSLTTFSIDNIKAGKYIMVALKEENSNFTFQPKTDKIGFYENEITVPTDSFYNITLFKEEADFKVLKPSQIAEQRIQFPYEGELETVDIEVQSDSIKNLEYRLTRDKEKDTLYYWFKPKVEIDSTLFLVKNQNFTETFKYKFKSAEKDSLVISPLKRGGLNFNEVFTLEATTPFSEIDTSKITLIDKDSLKVAYSVEFDKMYNRYKFNVDLKESEKYKMQFLPSAITDFYGEVNDTLDYAFNTRKRADFGSIRVNIVNATLPLIVQLTDESGKVLYEKYTEEFTTIDFADIEVKKYQIRAIFDTNKNGKFDTGNYLKKIMPERVSYHPDIIDVRANFEYVETLILKD from the coding sequence ATGTTTAGAAAGTCTTATCGTATATATTTCGGAATTGCAGCACTACTTCTCTTTGCATTAGGTTGTGCGAGTCGAGGTAGGCCTTCTGGAGGAGAAAAAGACGTGACACCACCTGAAATTATTAGTGAAAGCCCTAAAAACTATTCTACAAATTTTAAAGGCGATGAAATCCGAATATACTTCAATGAATATGTAAAGATTAAAGATTTGCAAAAGCAATTGATTATTTCGCCGCCGATGGATACTCAGCCGCAAATATCACCTCAAGGTTCGGCAAGTAAATACATTACGATAAAAATCAAAGACACCTTAGCTGAAAATGCAACATATGCATTCAACTTTGGGCAAAGTATTGTTGACAATAACGAAGAGAATCCATTTTCGTATTACCGATATGTGTTCTCGACAGGTGATACTATTGATTCGCTATCTGTAAAAGGTGCTGTCTTTGATGCTTTAGGAAGAAGTGCAGACCCATTTGTTTCAGTAATGCTTTATGAGGTAGATACGGCATACACAGATTCTATTGTATATAAGCAAAAGCCAAAGTTTATTACCAATACACTTGATAGCTTAACAACGTTTAGTATTGATAATATTAAAGCAGGAAAATATATAATGGTTGCTTTAAAAGAAGAGAATTCTAATTTTACGTTTCAGCCAAAAACTGATAAAATAGGATTTTACGAAAACGAAATTACGGTGCCAACAGATTCGTTTTATAATATTACTTTATTCAAAGAAGAAGCCGATTTTAAAGTATTAAAACCAAGTCAAATTGCAGAACAACGTATACAATTTCCTTACGAAGGCGAATTAGAAACTGTAGATATTGAGGTGCAATCAGACTCTATCAAAAATTTAGAATACAGGTTAACAAGAGATAAAGAAAAAGATACATTGTACTATTGGTTTAAGCCAAAAGTCGAAATCGATTCGACTTTATTTTTGGTTAAAAATCAAAACTTCACAGAAACTTTTAAATACAAATTTAAATCTGCAGAAAAAGACTCTCTAGTGATTAGTCCGTTAAAACGTGGTGGACTTAATTTTAATGAAGTTTTTACGCTTGAAGCAACAACACCTTTTAGTGAAATTGATACAAGTAAGATTACGCTAATAGATAAAGATTCCTTAAAAGTCGCCTATAGCGTAGAGTTCGATAAGATGTATAATCGATATAAGTTTAATGTAGACTTAAAAGAATCCGAAAAGTACAAAATGCAATTTTTACCTTCTGCTATTACTGATTTTTATGGCGAAGTAAATGATACATTAGATTATGCTTTTAACACTCGGAAAAGAGCAGATTTTGGTAGTATTAGAGTCAATATAGTCAATGCAACACTGCCATTAATTGTTCAACTTACCGACGAAAGTGGAAAGGTTTTATATGAAAAATATACAGAAGAGTTTACTACAATAGATTTTGCAGATATTGAAGTAAAAAAATATCAAATTAGAGCGATTTTTGACACTAATAAAAACGGAAAATTTGATACTGGGAATTATCTAAAAAAGATAATGCCAGAGCGTGTTAGTTATCATCCTGATATTATAGATGTTAGGGCAAATTTTGAATATGTCGAAACGCTTATTCTAAAAGACTAA
- a CDS encoding amidohydrolase has protein sequence MQNNLKIALIQSDLVWENPEENRKNFTQKIEAISSEVDLIILPEMFTSGFTMNASSVAEDASGKTLTWLKQLASKKDAAITGSLVISENNTFYNRSVFVHPNGKVNAYDKRHTFTLAGEHKIYKSGISKTIIEFRGWKICPLICYDLRFPVWARNTEDYDLLIYVANWPKPRINAWDALLKARAIENMSFCIGVNRVGVDNSGHEYSGHSACYDILGKKLSNIQPNQETTEVITLNKSEIKTYRDKLNFLNDRDNFSLLE, from the coding sequence ATGCAAAATAATTTAAAAATTGCTCTAATTCAATCAGATTTAGTCTGGGAAAATCCTGAGGAGAACCGTAAAAATTTTACTCAAAAAATCGAAGCTATTTCTTCGGAAGTAGACCTTATCATTTTACCCGAAATGTTCACTTCAGGGTTTACAATGAATGCTTCTAGTGTTGCAGAAGACGCGAGCGGCAAAACTTTGACTTGGTTAAAACAATTAGCTTCAAAAAAAGATGCAGCTATTACGGGAAGTTTGGTCATCTCAGAAAACAATACCTTTTATAATCGTTCAGTTTTTGTTCATCCAAACGGCAAAGTCAATGCATATGACAAACGTCACACTTTTACTTTAGCAGGTGAACACAAAATATACAAATCTGGTATCTCTAAAACTATAATTGAGTTTCGTGGTTGGAAAATCTGTCCTTTAATTTGCTATGACTTACGTTTTCCTGTTTGGGCAAGAAACACCGAAGATTACGACTTGCTTATATACGTCGCCAATTGGCCAAAACCGCGGATCAATGCTTGGGACGCTTTACTAAAAGCTAGAGCTATTGAAAACATGAGTTTTTGCATAGGTGTTAATCGTGTTGGAGTAGACAATTCTGGGCATGAATATTCTGGTCATTCTGCTTGTTATGATATTCTAGGGAAAAAGCTGAGTAACATACAACCAAATCAAGAAACAACAGAGGTTATCACTCTAAATAAGTCCGAAATCAAGACATATAGAGATAAACTTAATTTTTTGAATGACCGCGATAACTTTAGTCTTTTAGAATAA
- a CDS encoding serine hydrolase domain-containing protein, which yields MKNLCFYLILFLSFNLSAQVKYFPERNAPWIEKTPKELKVDSEWLNDAVDFAKNNEYSGSRDLRIAILKGFAREPFHEILGPTKKRGGPAGLVLKDGYIVAKWGDTKRVDMTFSVTKSFLSTVTGLAVDKGLIKNETDFAKEYVWDGTFDGRHNSKITWQHLLQQNSDWSGELWGGKDWADRPPREGDLDDWKNRKYYKPGTKMEYNDVRVNVLAYSALQVWRKPLPQVLKDEVMDNIGASTTWRWFGYNNAWTTIDGLKMKSVTGGGHSGAGLFISAEDMARFGLLFLNNGKWKNEQLISKDWIERAITPSKPNINYGYMWWLNKKGPRHWENVSEDIYYAAGFGGNFIVVDRKHNVVVVTRWLEPSKVGEFMQKLTKALN from the coding sequence ATGAAGAATCTTTGCTTTTATTTAATCTTGTTTTTAAGTTTTAATTTAAGTGCACAAGTCAAGTATTTCCCAGAACGAAATGCGCCTTGGATTGAAAAAACACCAAAAGAGTTAAAGGTCGACTCAGAATGGTTAAATGATGCTGTCGATTTTGCTAAAAATAATGAGTATTCTGGCTCAAGAGATTTACGTATCGCTATTTTAAAAGGATTTGCTAGAGAACCATTTCATGAAATTTTGGGACCAACAAAAAAGCGTGGCGGACCAGCTGGATTAGTTTTAAAAGATGGTTATATAGTTGCAAAATGGGGAGACACAAAACGTGTGGATATGACCTTTAGTGTTACCAAAAGTTTTTTATCTACAGTTACTGGTCTTGCTGTTGATAAGGGTTTAATTAAAAATGAAACCGATTTCGCAAAAGAATATGTTTGGGATGGTACATTTGATGGTCGTCATAACTCTAAAATTACATGGCAACATTTATTGCAACAGAATAGCGATTGGTCTGGTGAGCTTTGGGGTGGAAAGGATTGGGCAGACCGACCACCAAGAGAAGGTGATTTGGATGATTGGAAAAACAGAAAATACTACAAACCAGGTACAAAAATGGAATATAATGATGTTCGAGTCAATGTTTTAGCATATTCGGCATTGCAAGTTTGGCGAAAGCCTTTACCTCAAGTTTTAAAAGATGAAGTTATGGACAATATTGGCGCGTCAACCACTTGGCGTTGGTTTGGATATAATAATGCATGGACAACTATTGATGGACTAAAAATGAAATCTGTTACTGGTGGTGGCCATTCTGGTGCAGGTTTATTTATTTCGGCAGAAGACATGGCACGTTTTGGATTATTGTTTTTAAATAACGGCAAATGGAAAAATGAGCAACTGATTAGTAAAGATTGGATTGAGCGCGCGATTACACCTTCAAAACCAAATATAAATTACGGTTATATGTGGTGGTTAAATAAAAAAGGACCGCGCCATTGGGAAAATGTATCCGAGGATATCTACTACGCAGCTGGTTTTGGTGGTAATTTTATCGTTGTAGATAGAAAGCATAACGTCGTTGTGGTTACACGTTGGCTAGAGCCATCTAAAGTTGGTGAGTTTATGCAGAAGTTGACTAAGGCTTTGAATTGA
- a CDS encoding methionine aminotransferase: MRNQSKLPNVGTTIFTVMSKLANQHNAINLSQGFPNYPSDQKLTDLVSNAMNSGYNQYAPMVGNLDLRLAIANKYQLLYNSSYHPEKEITVTAGATQAIYCIISAFVRPNDEVIIFKPAYDCYQPAVEVNGGKAIPIQLSAPDYKVNWEEVATKVTSNTKMIMINSPHNPSGTIWSKEDMLQLQKLTKGTDIIVLSDEVYEHIVFDSEQHQSACLFNDLKQRSFITASFGKTFHNTGWKIGYTCGPETLMEEFRKVHQFNVFSVHHPSQKGIADYMQDANTYLGLNDFFQHKRDLFLSLISDSKFKIKPSQGTYFQVLDYSEITNEYDVDFAKHLTTDFGIASIPLSVFNENNQDDKVLRFCFAKTDETLVKAAEILNKI; the protein is encoded by the coding sequence ATGCGTAATCAGTCCAAACTCCCAAACGTCGGTACTACCATTTTTACAGTTATGAGTAAATTGGCAAACCAACACAACGCCATTAACTTATCTCAAGGTTTTCCTAATTATCCAAGTGACCAAAAGCTAACAGACTTGGTGAGTAACGCCATGAATTCTGGTTATAACCAATATGCGCCAATGGTTGGAAATTTGGATTTACGATTAGCCATCGCCAATAAATATCAATTACTTTACAATAGCTCTTATCACCCTGAAAAAGAAATAACAGTTACTGCTGGAGCAACACAGGCGATTTATTGCATTATTTCAGCATTTGTAAGACCAAATGATGAGGTTATCATTTTTAAACCAGCTTACGATTGTTACCAACCTGCGGTTGAGGTTAACGGTGGAAAAGCAATTCCGATTCAATTATCGGCACCAGACTATAAAGTTAATTGGGAAGAAGTAGCTACAAAGGTGACATCTAACACTAAAATGATTATGATTAACTCACCTCATAATCCAAGCGGAACAATTTGGTCAAAAGAAGATATGTTGCAGCTTCAAAAATTAACTAAAGGCACCGACATTATTGTCTTAAGCGATGAAGTCTACGAGCACATCGTTTTTGATAGTGAGCAACACCAAAGCGCTTGTTTATTTAACGATTTAAAGCAACGTAGTTTTATAACAGCTTCTTTTGGAAAAACGTTTCACAACACAGGCTGGAAAATTGGTTATACTTGTGGTCCAGAAACCTTAATGGAAGAATTCAGAAAGGTGCACCAATTCAATGTGTTTTCGGTACACCATCCATCACAAAAAGGTATTGCAGATTACATGCAAGATGCCAATACTTATTTGGGGTTAAACGATTTCTTTCAGCATAAAAGAGATTTATTTTTAAGCTTAATTTCAGATTCAAAATTTAAAATAAAACCAAGTCAAGGCACCTACTTTCAGGTGTTAGATTATTCAGAGATTACTAATGAATATGATGTTGATTTTGCAAAGCACTTAACTACAGATTTTGGTATTGCTTCTATTCCGCTTTCTGTGTTTAATGAAAATAATCAAGATGATAAAGTGTTACGTTTCTGCTTTGCAAAAACAGACGAAACTTTGGTAAAAGCTGCTGAAATTTTGAATAAAATTTAA
- a CDS encoding DUF1569 domain-containing protein, with translation MSSEKINQYINTLEAHIANHETNNPKVSKATIGWQIDHSLKVINNVSKALQSSDPNDYEKNFSFLGKVFFTLGIFPRGKAKAPKHVKPPEVILKEDLISQIEEAKVNVKTIKDLNDNAFFKHPLFGHVNKKRVNRFLEIHTNHHLKIINDILNVRHA, from the coding sequence ATGAGCTCCGAAAAGATAAACCAGTACATCAACACCTTAGAAGCGCATATTGCAAATCACGAAACCAACAACCCAAAAGTCTCAAAGGCTACAATTGGTTGGCAAATTGACCATAGCCTTAAGGTGATTAATAACGTATCTAAGGCCTTACAGTCTTCTGACCCTAATGACTATGAAAAGAACTTTAGCTTTTTAGGTAAAGTGTTTTTTACTTTAGGAATATTTCCAAGAGGAAAAGCTAAAGCCCCAAAACATGTAAAACCACCTGAGGTTATTTTAAAAGAAGACCTTATCTCCCAAATTGAAGAAGCTAAAGTAAATGTCAAAACTATAAAAGATTTAAATGACAATGCTTTTTTTAAGCATCCATTATTTGGACATGTCAACAAAAAAAGAGTCAATCGTTTTTTGGAAATACATACTAACCATCATTTGAAGATTATTAATGATATATTAAATGTTAGACATGCGTAA
- the ahcY gene encoding adenosylhomocysteinase, which translates to MSTKTIAYVPNKVKDMSLAAWGRKEIELAEAEMPGLMSLREEYKNEQPLKGSRIAGCLHMTIQTAVLIETLQALGAEVTWSSCNIFSTQDQAAAAIAAAGTAVYAWKDMTEEEFDWCIEQTLFFGEDRQPLNMILDDGGDLTNMVLDKYPHLAKDIKGLSEETTTGVHRLYERVKNGTLPMPAINVNDSVTKSKFDNKYGCKESAVDAIRRATDVMLAGKRVTVCGYGDVGKGTAASFKGAGSIVTVTEIDPICALQAAMDGFEVKKLETVVGNSDIVITTTGNKDIVRGEHFEAMKDKTIVCNIGHFDNEIQMAWLNENFGDTKDTIKPQVDKYNVNGKDIIILAEGRLVNLGCATGHPSFVMSNSFTNQTLAQIELWNNSEAYGNDVYMLPKHLDEKVAKLHLEKIGVELTELADYQAEYIGVTVEGPYKPEHYRY; encoded by the coding sequence ATGAGTACAAAGACTATTGCTTACGTTCCAAACAAAGTAAAAGACATGTCGTTAGCGGCTTGGGGAAGAAAAGAAATCGAATTAGCTGAAGCAGAGATGCCAGGTCTAATGAGCTTACGTGAAGAATACAAAAACGAGCAACCGCTTAAAGGTTCTCGTATTGCTGGATGTTTACACATGACTATACAAACTGCTGTTTTAATCGAAACTTTACAAGCGCTTGGAGCAGAAGTAACATGGAGTTCATGTAACATCTTCTCTACACAAGATCAAGCTGCTGCTGCTATTGCTGCTGCTGGTACTGCTGTGTATGCTTGGAAGGATATGACTGAAGAAGAATTTGACTGGTGCATAGAGCAAACATTATTCTTTGGCGAAGACAGACAACCTTTAAACATGATTTTGGATGATGGTGGAGATTTAACTAACATGGTTTTAGATAAATATCCTCACCTAGCTAAAGATATTAAAGGACTTTCTGAAGAAACAACAACTGGTGTTCACCGTTTATACGAACGTGTAAAGAATGGTACATTACCAATGCCTGCAATCAACGTTAATGACTCTGTAACAAAATCTAAGTTTGATAACAAATACGGTTGTAAGGAATCTGCAGTAGATGCAATTCGTCGTGCAACTGACGTTATGTTAGCAGGTAAGCGCGTAACTGTTTGTGGTTATGGTGATGTTGGTAAAGGTACAGCTGCTTCTTTTAAAGGTGCAGGTTCTATAGTTACTGTTACTGAAATTGACCCTATTTGTGCGCTACAAGCGGCAATGGACGGTTTTGAAGTTAAAAAACTAGAAACTGTTGTTGGCAATTCTGATATCGTAATTACTACGACAGGAAATAAAGACATCGTTCGTGGCGAGCATTTCGAAGCTATGAAAGACAAGACTATTGTTTGTAACATTGGTCACTTTGATAACGAAATCCAAATGGCTTGGTTAAACGAAAACTTTGGCGATACTAAAGACACAATTAAACCACAAGTGGACAAATACAACGTAAACGGAAAAGATATCATTATACTTGCCGAAGGTCGTTTAGTAAACTTAGGTTGTGCAACTGGTCACCCAAGTTTTGTAATGAGTAACTCATTTACTAACCAAACTTTAGCACAAATCGAACTTTGGAACAACAGTGAAGCATACGGAAATGATGTTTATATGTTACCAAAGCATTTAGATGAAAAAGTAGCTAAATTACACTTAGAAAAAATTGGTGTTGAGTTAACTGAATTAGCGGACTACCAAGCAGAATATATTGGTGTAACTGTTGAAGGTCCATATAAGCCAGAGCATTACAGATACTAA
- a CDS encoding 4'-phosphopantetheinyl transferase family protein, giving the protein MPLYKSISVNAQTTVKIWQIDESYDELMAPLDLKPNSLERLLGMKSELHQRGFLSVRHLLREFGYTDQDLFYDDNGKPHLKDGKHISITHSFTFSGVIVSDAEVGIDIEKQRSKIAIIAKKFIDYEFNYLKPEAEDYIRKLTVIWGIKESLYKLFATPGMLFREHFLVIPFTFEDAETVCWIDYNDSKYRYNSHYLEFEGFTCAYVIAE; this is encoded by the coding sequence ATGCCGCTGTATAAATCCATTAGCGTTAACGCACAAACTACTGTTAAAATTTGGCAGATTGATGAGTCTTATGACGAATTGATGGCACCTTTAGACTTAAAACCGAACAGTCTTGAGCGGCTTTTAGGCATGAAAAGTGAGTTGCATCAACGTGGGTTTTTAAGCGTTCGTCATTTACTTCGTGAATTTGGTTACACAGACCAAGATTTGTTTTACGACGATAACGGAAAACCGCACCTCAAAGATGGTAAGCACATTTCTATTACACACAGTTTTACGTTTTCTGGAGTCATTGTTAGTGATGCTGAAGTAGGTATAGATATCGAAAAACAACGTAGTAAAATAGCAATCATTGCTAAAAAATTTATTGATTATGAATTTAACTATTTAAAACCTGAAGCTGAAGATTATATACGAAAGTTGACTGTTATTTGGGGAATTAAGGAGTCACTTTATAAATTATTTGCAACACCAGGCATGTTGTTTAGAGAACATTTTTTGGTTATACCGTTTACGTTTGAAGATGCAGAAACTGTTTGTTGGATAGATTATAATGATAGTAAATACAGGTATAACTCTCATTATTTAGAGTTCGAAGGTTTTACTTGTGCTTATGTTATAGCAGAATGA
- a CDS encoding geranylgeranylglyceryl/heptaprenylglyceryl phosphate synthase, which produces MSSIYQNIKSSTKRQEKLLAVLIDPDKANIESIASLCEKIKRSIATHIFVGGSEVEEFETEKLVVELKKYTKLPIILFPGDVTQITDKADGILFLSLISGRNSDYLIGKHIEAVSKLSKTTLEVIPTGYVLVESGKQTAVERVSKTNPLSHNNIEAIIDTAKAGELLGMKLIYLEAGSGANYPVGFKTISEVKKRLDIPLIVGGGIRTKDAIELAHKSGADMVVIGTAFEQNDDFFEELKN; this is translated from the coding sequence ATGAGTTCGATATATCAAAACATAAAATCTTCTACAAAAAGGCAAGAAAAGCTTTTGGCAGTTTTAATTGACCCTGATAAAGCAAATATTGAATCGATTGCTTCACTTTGCGAAAAAATAAAAAGGTCAATCGCGACCCATATTTTCGTTGGTGGTAGTGAAGTTGAAGAATTTGAAACAGAAAAACTTGTCGTAGAATTAAAAAAGTACACAAAGCTTCCTATAATATTATTTCCTGGAGATGTAACACAAATAACTGATAAAGCAGATGGTATTTTGTTTTTGTCTTTAATATCAGGACGAAATTCAGATTATTTAATTGGCAAGCATATTGAGGCAGTTTCTAAACTATCTAAAACAACTTTAGAAGTTATACCAACAGGTTATGTGTTAGTTGAAAGTGGAAAGCAAACAGCTGTCGAACGTGTTAGTAAAACAAATCCGTTATCTCACAATAATATTGAAGCAATTATTGATACAGCTAAAGCCGGAGAATTATTAGGCATGAAATTAATTTATCTCGAAGCTGGCAGTGGCGCAAATTATCCTGTAGGTTTTAAAACAATTTCAGAAGTAAAAAAAAGGCTAGATATTCCGCTAATTGTTGGTGGCGGTATCCGAACAAAAGATGCGATTGAGTTAGCTCACAAATCGGGAGCAGATATGGTAGTTATAGGTACCGCTTTTGAGCAGAATGATGATTTTTTTGAAGAATTAAAAAATTAA
- the pnuC gene encoding nicotinamide riboside transporter PnuC has product MNNIFDFFLNAYQNTPTFQIILEAIALVFGIASVWFAKQENIWVYPTGIICTVITVYLLYINQYFGDMMMNFYYSVMSVFGWWNWSRKKGNKVLVPISSTNQKEKWVGFGMFLLTMLVTFLVYKGFDYELKIPNYIDIFTSGIFFTAMWYMANKKLENWTLWIIGDLITIPLYAYRGLGMLSLQYLIFTILAIYGYLAWKKNLNNNLQTV; this is encoded by the coding sequence ATGAATAATATATTTGATTTCTTCCTAAATGCATATCAAAACACACCAACGTTTCAAATTATTTTAGAAGCTATTGCTTTAGTATTTGGTATTGCAAGTGTTTGGTTTGCTAAACAAGAAAATATTTGGGTATATCCAACAGGTATTATTTGTACAGTAATCACAGTTTATTTACTATATATCAATCAGTATTTTGGTGACATGATGATGAACTTTTATTATTCCGTAATGAGTGTTTTTGGCTGGTGGAATTGGTCTCGAAAAAAAGGAAATAAAGTTTTAGTGCCCATTTCTAGTACAAATCAAAAAGAAAAATGGGTTGGCTTTGGTATGTTTTTACTGACAATGTTAGTAACATTTCTTGTTTATAAAGGTTTTGATTACGAGTTGAAGATTCCTAATTATATAGACATATTTACTTCAGGTATATTTTTTACAGCGATGTGGTATATGGCTAATAAAAAATTAGAGAATTGGACACTATGGATTATTGGTGACCTAATTACTATTCCTCTATATGCTTACAGAGGTTTAGGTATGTTATCTTTACAATATCTTATTTTTACAATCTTAGCAATTTACGGCTACTTAGCATGGAAGAAAAACTTAAACAACAACCTGCAGACTGTATAA
- a CDS encoding AAA family ATPase, whose protein sequence is MEEKLKQQPADCIKVVLFGPESTGKTTLSIQLARYYNSVWVPEYAREYLQNKWNNERKTCEPKDLLPIAIGQMKLENELAQKTDSVLICDTDLLETKVYSEAYYHGGCDPILDKYAQENRYDLYFLTYIDTPWEADDLRDKPDERERMFKEFEKALIKNKRPYVLLKGEKKERLEKAVSHINELLKK, encoded by the coding sequence ATGGAAGAAAAACTTAAACAACAACCTGCAGACTGTATAAAAGTCGTCCTATTTGGTCCTGAATCTACAGGTAAAACAACACTTTCTATTCAGTTAGCTAGATATTATAATTCGGTTTGGGTACCAGAATATGCACGTGAGTATTTACAAAACAAGTGGAATAATGAGCGTAAAACTTGCGAGCCAAAAGACTTATTGCCTATAGCTATTGGTCAAATGAAACTTGAAAATGAATTGGCTCAAAAAACGGATTCTGTATTAATTTGCGATACAGATTTACTAGAAACAAAAGTATATAGTGAAGCTTATTATCATGGAGGTTGTGATCCCATTTTAGATAAGTATGCTCAAGAAAATAGGTATGACTTATATTTTTTAACTTATATTGACACACCTTGGGAAGCAGATGATTTGCGAGATAAGCCTGATGAAAGAGAACGTATGTTTAAAGAATTTGAAAAAGCTTTAATAAAAAATAAACGCCCATATGTCTTGCTTAAGGGCGAAAAAAAAGAGCGTTTAGAAAAAGCGGTTTCTCATATTAATGAACTATTGAAAAAATAA
- a CDS encoding DUF4301 family protein — MKFSKEDIKQIEDYGLTEKIVNNQISQFKNGVNYSNIHSAATIGDGILETSYLEVDDYVKLYDTERDSISIVKFVPASGAATRMFKFLFDFLKEYNPILQSLNAYINRNALRDLPLFLIALEKFPFYKAVLKQLEKTNVDYANLKPNQKAHVIVKAMLEENQLDFGSYPKGLFPFHKYNNDISTAFEEHLFEMAFYGSRKKPLKVHFTISEKHKDKFTAEFKRIEERVEKITGFQYDISFSYQHQSTDTIALAKDNEPFRNEDGSLYFRPSGHGALLKNLNAIDADIIFINNIDNVVVKHYKAEVAKYKKLLAGILLKTKTSVFGYIKSLKSDVLSEDDLNEIGDFLSNKLNFSISEEFEKYSHKYKIEYLIEALNRPIRVCGMVKNEGEPGGGPFWVKDESGRLSLQIVESAQVNKKDKEQKQILANATYFNPVDIVCSIKDFEGNVFDLQEFVNHKAAFITMKTKVGKDVKALELPGLWNGSMAYWNSIFVEVPVLTFNPVKTVNDLLKPSHQLS, encoded by the coding sequence TTGAAATTTAGTAAAGAAGACATAAAACAAATTGAGGATTATGGTTTGACTGAAAAAATAGTCAATAATCAAATTTCTCAATTCAAAAATGGAGTTAATTATTCTAATATCCATTCTGCGGCAACTATCGGAGATGGTATTTTGGAAACTTCATACTTGGAAGTAGACGATTATGTGAAACTGTATGATACAGAAAGAGATTCAATTTCTATAGTAAAATTTGTACCAGCTTCTGGTGCTGCAACCCGAATGTTCAAGTTTCTGTTCGATTTTCTAAAGGAATATAATCCAATACTTCAATCTTTAAATGCATATATAAACAGAAATGCTCTTAGAGACTTACCGTTGTTTTTAATCGCGTTAGAAAAATTTCCTTTTTACAAGGCGGTTTTAAAACAATTAGAAAAAACTAATGTCGATTACGCAAATTTAAAACCAAATCAAAAAGCTCATGTTATTGTCAAAGCTATGCTTGAGGAAAATCAGTTAGATTTTGGGAGTTATCCTAAAGGCTTATTTCCATTTCATAAATACAACAACGATATTTCTACTGCCTTTGAAGAACACCTTTTCGAAATGGCATTTTATGGTTCAAGAAAAAAACCTCTTAAGGTACATTTTACTATTTCAGAAAAACATAAAGACAAATTTACGGCAGAGTTTAAGCGCATTGAAGAGCGTGTTGAAAAAATCACAGGCTTTCAATATGACATTTCATTTTCTTATCAGCACCAATCTACAGATACTATAGCACTCGCAAAAGATAACGAGCCTTTTAGAAATGAAGATGGAAGTTTATATTTTAGACCTTCTGGTCATGGCGCTTTACTAAAAAATTTAAATGCTATAGACGCAGATATTATTTTCATAAATAACATTGACAATGTAGTTGTTAAACACTACAAAGCAGAGGTTGCCAAATATAAAAAACTGTTAGCAGGTATTCTTTTAAAAACTAAAACTTCAGTATTTGGCTACATAAAGAGTCTTAAAAGCGATGTGCTATCAGAAGACGACCTTAATGAAATTGGAGATTTTTTATCTAATAAACTGAATTTTTCAATTTCCGAAGAGTTCGAAAAATATTCTCATAAGTATAAAATCGAATATCTTATTGAGGCTTTAAACAGACCGATACGTGTTTGTGGAATGGTTAAAAACGAAGGTGAACCTGGTGGTGGACCATTTTGGGTAAAAGATGAGTCTGGTCGTTTATCACTTCAAATTGTAGAGTCAGCACAAGTAAATAAAAAGGATAAAGAGCAAAAGCAAATATTGGCAAATGCAACATATTTCAATCCTGTAGATATTGTATGTTCAATTAAAGATTTTGAAGGTAATGTGTTTGATTTACAGGAATTTGTAAATCATAAAGCCGCTTTTATAACGATGAAAACTAAAGTAGGAAAGGATGTAAAAGCACTTGAGCTTCCTGGTTTGTGGAATGGTAGTATGGCATATTGGAACAGTATTTTTGTCGAAGTACCTGTATTGACTTTCAATCCTGTGAAGACAGTAAATGACTTATTAAAACCGTCTCATCAACTCAGTTAA